Proteins encoded by one window of Chryseobacterium foetidum:
- a CDS encoding alpha/beta fold hydrolase, with the protein MTQFKNILTAISLTATSTLAFSQIKPLDAMLTNYQYPFEVHFKDLNSQKQNLKMAYMDVQPKKANGKTVMLLHGKNFNGAYWEKTAKDLSAQGFRVIIPDQIGFGKSSKPQSYQFSFAQLASNTKAVLDDLKIQKIIVLGHSMGGMVATRFTLMYPETIEKLILENPIGLEDYKTLAKYQTVDEAYQSELKNTAESYKNYQLKFYYDNKWKSEYQPWLDLIAGWTLHKDYPQVAWNAALTSDIIFSQPVVYEFKNIKTPTLLIIGTRDRTAIGKDRAPKEIQPLMGQYQELGKKTQQQIAGSKLVELENVGHLPHIEVYDQFWKALYDFVK; encoded by the coding sequence ATGACCCAATTCAAAAATATTCTCACCGCAATTTCACTTACAGCGACATCAACCTTAGCGTTTTCGCAGATAAAACCTCTAGACGCGATGCTTACCAATTACCAGTATCCTTTCGAAGTACATTTCAAAGATTTAAATTCTCAAAAACAAAATCTGAAAATGGCTTACATGGATGTACAACCTAAAAAAGCCAACGGGAAAACCGTCATGCTTCTTCATGGCAAAAACTTTAACGGTGCGTATTGGGAGAAAACGGCAAAAGATTTATCAGCTCAAGGTTTCAGAGTCATAATTCCGGATCAGATTGGTTTCGGCAAATCTTCAAAACCTCAGAGCTATCAGTTTTCATTCGCTCAATTGGCGAGCAATACCAAAGCGGTTTTAGACGATTTAAAAATTCAAAAAATCATCGTTCTCGGTCATTCAATGGGCGGAATGGTTGCCACAAGATTTACGCTGATGTATCCAGAAACAATAGAAAAATTAATCCTTGAAAATCCCATCGGGCTGGAAGATTATAAAACTTTGGCCAAATATCAGACTGTCGACGAAGCGTATCAGTCCGAATTAAAAAACACCGCAGAATCCTACAAAAATTACCAGCTCAAATTCTACTACGACAACAAATGGAAGTCGGAATATCAGCCATGGCTCGACCTCATTGCAGGCTGGACTTTACACAAAGACTACCCGCAAGTCGCATGGAATGCCGCTTTAACGAGTGACATCATTTTCAGTCAACCCGTCGTTTACGAATTTAAAAACATCAAAACACCCACCTTACTCATCATCGGAACCCGCGACCGCACAGCCATCGGAAAAGACCGTGCCCCAAAGGAAATTCAGCCTTTAATGGGACAATATCAGGAATTAGGAAAGAAAACACAGCAGCAAATCGCCGGCTCAAAGCTGGTAGAGCTGGAAAATGTAGGTCACCTTCCGCACATTGAAGTTTATGATCAATTCTGGAAAGCTCTGTATGATTTTGTAAAGTAG
- a CDS encoding CoA transferase subunit A gives MIDKRVKNAQEAIAGIQDGMTLMLGGFGLCGIPENSINALVESDVKDLTCISNNAGVDDFGLGLLLHKRQIKKMISSYVGENAEFERQMLSGELEVELTPQGTLAEKCRAAQAGIPAFYTPAGFGTEVAEGKEVKDFNGKPHILEHAYDADYSIVKAWKGDHAGNLIFKGSARNFNHPMAGAGKITIAEVEELVEPGELDPNQIHIPGIMIQRIFQGEKFEKRIEQRTVRKKD, from the coding sequence ATGATCGATAAAAGAGTAAAAAATGCACAGGAAGCCATTGCAGGAATTCAGGACGGAATGACTTTAATGTTAGGCGGTTTCGGCCTTTGTGGAATTCCTGAAAACTCCATCAACGCATTGGTAGAAAGCGATGTAAAAGATTTAACCTGCATTTCAAACAATGCCGGAGTAGACGATTTCGGATTGGGATTGCTGCTTCACAAGAGACAAATTAAAAAAATGATTTCATCTTACGTAGGTGAAAATGCAGAATTCGAAAGACAGATGCTTTCAGGCGAACTGGAAGTTGAACTGACTCCTCAGGGAACTTTGGCAGAAAAATGCAGAGCCGCACAGGCAGGAATTCCTGCTTTCTACACACCTGCAGGTTTCGGAACTGAAGTAGCAGAAGGCAAAGAAGTAAAAGATTTCAACGGAAAACCTCACATTTTAGAGCACGCTTACGACGCCGATTACTCCATCGTAAAAGCATGGAAAGGCGACCATGCAGGAAACCTGATTTTTAAAGGTTCAGCCCGAAATTTCAATCATCCCATGGCCGGTGCCGGTAAAATTACCATCGCTGAAGTCGAAGAACTGGTAGAACCAGGCGAACTGGATCCAAACCAAATTCACATTCCTGGAATTATGATCCAGAGAATTTTTCAAGGTGAAAAATTTGAAAAAAGAATTGAACAGAGAACGGTTAGAAAGAAAGATTAA
- the rpsA gene encoding 30S ribosomal protein S1: MSKETNSAEVILNQNVAPEQFDWDSFESGLDADARKEKSDLEEIYNGSLNSLNDNDVLVGRVVRLTDKEAIVDINFKSEGVISLNEFRYNQGLSVGDEVEVMVDRREDKTGQLQLSHKKARTLKAWDRVNELHETGEIVNGFVKSRTKGGMIVDVHGIEAFLPGSQIDVKPIKDYDQFVGKTMEFKVVKINPEFKNVVVSHKALIEADIEGQKKEIIAQLEKGQVLEGTVKNITSYGVFVDLGGVDGLIHITDLSWSRVNHPSEILEDGQTVKVVILDFDDEKTRIQLGMKQLEAHPWDALSADMKVGDKVKGKVVVLADYGAFVEIAPGVEGLIHVSEMSWSTHLRSAGDFVKVGDEVEAEVLTLDREDRKISLGMKQLSKDPWENIEAKYPVGSEHVGTVRNFTNFGVFVELEEGIDGLIYISDLSWTKKIKHPSEFCAVGDKLNVVVLELDIQARRLSLGHKQLTENPWDKFETKYAEGTVHTGSAVEVHDKGASVQFEDAEVEAFCPSRLLEKEDGSKIKKGETAQFKVIEFNKEFKRVVVSHTGIFRDEEKKNAREASNNRSNNNNSMSSSNIEERSTLGDIDVLAELKKKMEGGK, translated from the coding sequence ATGTCAAAAGAGACAAATTCAGCAGAGGTTATTCTTAACCAAAACGTAGCACCGGAACAATTTGACTGGGATTCATTCGAATCTGGTCTTGATGCAGATGCGAGAAAAGAAAAAAGCGATCTTGAGGAAATCTACAACGGATCTCTTAACAGCCTGAACGATAACGACGTTTTAGTTGGTAGAGTAGTAAGATTAACTGACAAAGAAGCTATCGTAGACATCAACTTCAAATCTGAAGGTGTTATTTCTCTTAACGAATTCCGTTACAACCAAGGCCTAAGCGTAGGTGACGAGGTTGAGGTAATGGTAGACAGAAGAGAAGACAAAACAGGTCAGTTACAGTTATCTCACAAAAAAGCTAGAACGCTTAAAGCTTGGGATAGAGTAAACGAACTTCACGAAACTGGAGAAATCGTTAACGGTTTTGTTAAGTCTAGAACTAAAGGAGGTATGATCGTTGACGTACACGGTATCGAAGCATTCTTACCAGGTTCTCAAATCGACGTTAAGCCAATTAAAGATTACGATCAGTTCGTAGGTAAAACTATGGAGTTCAAAGTTGTGAAAATCAACCCTGAGTTCAAAAACGTAGTTGTATCTCACAAAGCATTGATCGAAGCAGATATCGAAGGTCAGAAAAAAGAAATCATCGCGCAGCTTGAAAAAGGTCAGGTTCTTGAAGGTACTGTTAAGAATATTACTTCTTACGGTGTATTCGTAGATCTTGGTGGTGTTGACGGATTGATCCACATTACAGACCTTTCTTGGTCTAGAGTGAACCATCCGTCTGAAATCTTAGAAGACGGACAGACTGTGAAAGTGGTTATCCTTGACTTTGATGACGAGAAAACAAGAATCCAGTTGGGTATGAAGCAGTTAGAAGCTCATCCTTGGGATGCACTTTCTGCTGACATGAAAGTTGGTGATAAAGTAAAAGGAAAAGTAGTGGTTCTTGCTGACTATGGTGCATTCGTAGAAATCGCTCCAGGTGTAGAAGGATTAATTCACGTTTCTGAAATGTCTTGGTCTACTCACTTGAGAAGCGCAGGAGATTTCGTAAAAGTAGGTGACGAAGTGGAAGCTGAAGTACTTACTTTAGACAGAGAAGACAGAAAAATCTCTTTAGGTATGAAACAGTTATCTAAAGATCCATGGGAAAATATCGAAGCTAAATATCCGGTAGGTTCTGAGCACGTTGGAACTGTAAGAAACTTTACAAACTTCGGTGTATTCGTAGAACTGGAAGAAGGTATCGACGGATTAATCTATATCTCTGATCTTTCTTGGACTAAGAAAATCAAGCATCCATCAGAATTCTGTGCAGTAGGTGATAAATTGAATGTTGTAGTTCTTGAACTGGACATCCAGGCTAGAAGATTATCTCTAGGTCACAAGCAATTGACAGAAAACCCATGGGATAAATTTGAAACTAAATATGCTGAAGGAACTGTACACACAGGATCTGCTGTAGAAGTTCACGACAAAGGAGCTTCCGTACAATTCGAAGATGCTGAAGTAGAAGCATTCTGCCCATCAAGATTATTAGAGAAGGAAGACGGATCTAAAATCAAGAAAGGTGAAACTGCTCAGTTCAAAGTAATTGAATTCAACAAAGAATTCAAAAGAGTAGTTGTTTCTCACACAGGAATCTTCAGAGACGAAGAGAAAAAGAATGCAAGAGAAGCATCAAACAACAGATCTAATAACAACAATAGCATGTCTTCTTCAAACATTGAAGAAAGATCAACATTAGGTGATATTGATGTATTAGCTGAATTGAAAAAGAAAATGGAAGGAGGTAAATAA
- a CDS encoding T9SS-dependent M36 family metallopeptidase, giving the protein MKKLTLPLLFAIFAIFPSSKLKAQDSQRLINNYIQTNHLRDYKKSDLTNFTIDNTDSSKSLNAEVVKFQQTYKGFPIYNAVGTALIKDSKITYYIDDFVKDYLAVNDNMPSVTKSAALSKIASDLGDDELNSYMILNFSDVESTDGRSLKQRLVYVNDKSSLKLAYEYNVQEPKSPNFWNYLIDAHTGDVLKKVNLNLSCNFADGAYSHDHTNYRENSSIGPQYQEQTNNFSLLVPDNASYNVFPLPIEAPSFGSRSIVNNPWILASSPEGWHYDGVTHFTITKGNNVYAYEDRDFNNVAGASPDGGVTRNFNFPYDGTQTPFNSLNASTTNLFYISNRVHDIFHKFGFNEAARNFQQNNFGNGGLGNDALNAESQDRSSYNNANFSTPPDGSKPRMQMYLWEASSRRFFYNAPTDAVSRTPVAGTADFGTPLDDVGVTGNVKLSTILDGCSALPAGSMSNMIALVERGTCAFTVKVKNAQTAGAVGVIVYNNAGGAAVGGMTGVDPTITVPSVIIDNPEGEFIKTKIAANTVVNVTLKRDVRYDGSFDNGIVTHEYGHGISNRNTGNGYTCLVTSNSSEQMGEGWSDFFAMMLTNKPGDNATVARGIGTYAIGQPITGAGIRPAKYSTNFAVNNYTYSDTNGMEYDPDGQGLFLVPDVHSIGFVWATMLWDLHWKYVEKYGYSSDVTANTTNGSSRVLQLVTDALKLQPCNPNFISGRNAILAAEMATTQGADKCMVWRAFAARGLGLYANAGSATDINDQIEDFTLPAECVLSTDEVKDVKANAISIYPNPAKNEFFVNFPKNTMGKVNVEIFDMSGKLVASEYKVSADEKKAINTSSLINGTYIVKVKGLGIDTSSKLLIKK; this is encoded by the coding sequence ATGAAAAAGCTAACTCTACCTCTTTTGTTTGCAATATTTGCAATTTTTCCGTCATCCAAACTCAAGGCTCAAGATAGTCAAAGATTAATTAATAACTATATTCAAACCAATCATTTAAGAGATTATAAGAAGTCTGATTTAACGAATTTTACCATTGATAATACTGATTCATCAAAATCTTTGAATGCAGAGGTCGTGAAATTTCAGCAAACTTATAAAGGGTTCCCTATTTATAATGCTGTGGGTACTGCTCTTATTAAAGACAGTAAAATTACATATTATATTGACGATTTTGTAAAGGACTATCTGGCAGTTAATGACAATATGCCTTCCGTGACTAAATCAGCTGCGCTTTCAAAGATCGCTTCAGATTTAGGAGATGATGAACTAAATTCTTATATGATTTTGAATTTTTCAGATGTGGAATCAACAGATGGGAGATCATTAAAACAAAGGTTGGTATATGTGAATGATAAATCATCTTTAAAATTGGCGTATGAATACAACGTTCAGGAGCCAAAATCTCCAAACTTTTGGAACTATCTAATTGACGCTCATACTGGCGATGTACTGAAGAAAGTAAATTTGAACTTGTCATGCAATTTTGCTGATGGTGCTTATTCTCATGATCATACTAATTATAGAGAAAATTCATCCATTGGTCCTCAATACCAGGAGCAAACTAACAATTTTTCCTTGTTAGTTCCGGACAACGCATCTTATAATGTTTTTCCTTTGCCAATTGAAGCTCCTTCTTTCGGATCTAGAAGTATTGTAAATAATCCATGGATTCTAGCTTCTTCACCTGAAGGATGGCATTATGACGGAGTAACGCACTTCACCATTACCAAGGGAAATAATGTCTACGCTTACGAAGATAGAGATTTTAATAATGTTGCCGGAGCATCTCCGGATGGTGGAGTGACAAGAAATTTTAATTTTCCTTATGATGGAACACAAACGCCATTTAATAGTCTTAATGCGTCTACCACTAATTTATTCTATATAAGTAATAGAGTTCACGATATATTTCACAAATTTGGTTTTAATGAAGCTGCTAGAAATTTTCAGCAAAATAATTTTGGGAATGGAGGGTTAGGAAACGATGCCTTAAATGCCGAATCACAAGATAGAAGTTCTTACAATAATGCAAATTTTTCTACTCCACCTGATGGATCTAAGCCACGGATGCAAATGTATCTGTGGGAAGCATCCAGTAGACGTTTTTTTTACAATGCACCTACAGATGCAGTTTCTAGAACACCTGTTGCCGGAACGGCTGATTTTGGCACTCCATTAGATGACGTAGGGGTAACGGGCAATGTCAAGCTATCAACAATTCTGGATGGTTGCAGTGCTTTACCTGCGGGATCTATGAGCAATATGATTGCGCTTGTTGAGAGAGGGACCTGTGCTTTTACGGTAAAAGTTAAAAATGCACAGACTGCTGGTGCAGTAGGTGTTATTGTTTATAACAATGCAGGTGGCGCTGCTGTAGGAGGAATGACTGGTGTAGATCCTACAATTACAGTACCTTCTGTTATTATAGATAATCCTGAAGGAGAATTTATTAAAACTAAAATAGCAGCCAATACAGTAGTTAATGTCACTTTAAAAAGAGATGTGAGATATGATGGAAGCTTTGATAATGGTATTGTAACTCACGAATATGGACACGGTATATCAAATAGAAATACGGGAAATGGCTATACTTGTTTAGTTACATCTAATAGTAGTGAGCAGATGGGAGAAGGATGGTCAGATTTCTTTGCCATGATGCTTACAAATAAACCTGGCGATAATGCAACTGTCGCAAGAGGTATAGGAACTTATGCTATAGGTCAGCCAATTACAGGCGCTGGAATAAGACCTGCAAAATATTCCACAAATTTTGCAGTCAATAATTATACTTACAGTGATACTAATGGTATGGAATATGACCCTGATGGGCAAGGGCTATTTTTAGTCCCAGATGTGCATTCCATTGGTTTTGTCTGGGCGACAATGCTTTGGGATCTTCACTGGAAATATGTTGAAAAATATGGTTATTCATCAGATGTCACAGCAAATACAACTAACGGAAGTTCAAGAGTACTGCAGTTAGTAACTGATGCATTAAAATTACAACCATGTAATCCTAATTTTATTAGTGGAAGGAATGCAATTCTTGCAGCAGAGATGGCAACAACTCAAGGCGCCGATAAATGTATGGTGTGGAGAGCATTTGCAGCTAGAGGTTTAGGGTTATACGCAAATGCGGGAAGTGCGACGGATATAAATGACCAAATTGAAGACTTTACCTTACCTGCCGAATGTGTATTATCTACAGACGAAGTAAAAGATGTAAAAGCAAACGCGATCTCAATTTATCCCAACCCTGCTAAAAATGAATTTTTCGTCAACTTCCCTAAAAATACTATGGGTAAAGTAAATGTTGAAATCTTCGATATGAGCGGTAAATTGGTAGCTTCAGAATACAAAGTTTCTGCTGATGAGAAAAAAGCAATCAATACTTCATCTTTAATTAACGGAACTTACATCGTTAAAGTAAAAGGTTTAGGAATCGATACTTCTTCTAAACTTTTGATTAAAAAATAA
- a CDS encoding CoA transferase subunit B, with protein MLTKEQIAQRISKEVKDGYYVNLGIGIPTLVANYVPDNLSVEFQSENGVLGMGPFPFEGEEDADIINAGKQTITILEGGSFFDSAFSFGMIRSQKVDLTILGAMEVSENGDIANWKIPGKMVKGMGGAMDLVASAENIIVAMMHVNKAGESKILKKCSLPLTGINCVKKVVTELAVLDVTPAGFKLVERAPGVSVEHIIKSTEANLIIDGEIPEMQF; from the coding sequence ATGCTAACGAAAGAACAAATTGCACAAAGAATTTCAAAAGAAGTAAAAGACGGTTATTATGTAAATTTAGGAATCGGAATTCCAACATTGGTGGCGAATTACGTTCCCGATAATCTTTCGGTTGAATTCCAGAGTGAAAACGGGGTTTTGGGAATGGGACCTTTTCCTTTTGAAGGTGAAGAAGATGCAGACATCATCAACGCCGGAAAGCAGACCATCACGATTTTGGAAGGTGGTTCATTTTTCGATTCTGCGTTCAGTTTTGGGATGATCAGAAGCCAGAAAGTAGATTTAACAATTCTCGGTGCCATGGAAGTTTCAGAAAACGGCGACATCGCCAACTGGAAAATCCCAGGAAAAATGGTAAAAGGAATGGGTGGTGCGATGGATTTGGTAGCTTCTGCCGAAAACATAATCGTTGCGATGATGCACGTGAACAAAGCCGGAGAAAGCAAAATTCTGAAAAAATGTTCACTTCCTTTAACCGGAATTAACTGTGTGAAAAAAGTGGTTACCGAACTGGCCGTTTTAGACGTTACGCCTGCCGGATTCAAGTTGGTTGAAAGAGCTCCAGGAGTTTCTGTAGAACATATCATTAAATCTACTGAAGCTAATCTAATCATTGATGGTGAAATTCCTGAAATGCAGTTTTAA
- a CDS encoding ABC transporter ATP-binding protein, with the protein MKILLNYLKPYKWLIIASLLLASINQVFSLFAPAITGNILDKLVTQPNHFDKEKLIPRNLNEYLYGTDIYHGVFYFLGLLIGTAMISRIAKAFQDYVVSVIIQKFGAKIFTDGLQHSMRLPFQEFEDQRSGETLSILTKVREDSVKFINNFINIFFGILVSIIFVSIYAIRLHWSIMPVYVLGIIFIAVITNLLSKRIKNIQKNIVSETTTLAGSTTESLRNIEIVKSLGLTNQEVERLNNNTYKILNLELRKVKSIRSLSFVQGTLVNFLQQVITFTLLLLIFKNIVTPGQYLSLVFYGFFIFGPMQEIGNIIISYREAEASLQNFDRVMKKEVEPKPLHPKKIGAIEDLKFDKVSFQHQSAHYKALNSISFDVKNGETIAFVGPSGSGKSTLVKLLVGLYRPKEGTIFYNNIDGKEFDFDELRNQIGFVTQDTQLFSGTIRENLLFVNPSATEEDLQLALKKSSCTGLLDRAEKGIETVIGEGGLKLSGGEKQRIAIARALLRKPHLLIFDEATSALDSITEEEITTTIKEISKDKEQITVLIAHRLSTIMHADRIFVLERGQVIETGSHLHLIEEKGLYYAMWRQQIGERKTATQI; encoded by the coding sequence ATGAAAATTCTATTAAATTATTTAAAACCATATAAATGGCTCATCATCGCTTCATTGCTGTTAGCCTCGATCAATCAGGTATTTTCTCTTTTTGCTCCTGCAATTACGGGAAATATTCTGGATAAACTGGTCACCCAACCGAATCACTTTGATAAGGAAAAATTAATCCCGAGAAATCTCAACGAATATCTTTACGGAACCGATATTTACCACGGTGTTTTCTACTTTTTAGGACTGTTAATCGGAACTGCAATGATCAGCCGTATCGCAAAGGCGTTTCAGGATTACGTTGTGAGTGTTATTATTCAGAAATTTGGGGCTAAAATTTTCACTGATGGCTTGCAGCATTCTATGAGACTGCCTTTTCAGGAATTTGAAGACCAAAGAAGCGGTGAAACACTTTCTATTTTAACCAAAGTGCGTGAGGATTCTGTAAAATTCATCAATAATTTCATTAACATCTTTTTCGGAATTCTGGTGAGTATTATTTTCGTTTCGATATATGCCATCCGTCTGCACTGGTCGATTATGCCGGTGTACGTTTTGGGAATTATTTTTATTGCAGTAATAACCAATCTTTTAAGCAAAAGAATTAAAAACATCCAGAAAAATATCGTTTCAGAAACAACAACGTTAGCTGGAAGCACCACCGAAAGCCTCAGAAACATTGAAATTGTAAAGAGTTTAGGTTTAACCAATCAGGAGGTTGAACGTTTAAACAACAACACCTACAAAATTCTGAATCTTGAATTAAGAAAAGTAAAAAGCATCCGCTCGCTGAGCTTTGTACAGGGAACTTTGGTGAATTTTTTACAGCAGGTCATCACGTTCACTTTGCTTTTACTGATTTTTAAAAATATTGTAACACCCGGACAGTATTTATCGCTCGTATTTTACGGATTTTTCATTTTCGGACCGATGCAGGAAATCGGGAACATCATTATTTCTTATCGTGAAGCCGAAGCGTCACTTCAAAACTTTGACAGAGTGATGAAAAAAGAGGTTGAGCCAAAACCTCTACATCCGAAAAAAATAGGTGCGATTGAAGATTTAAAATTCGATAAAGTTTCTTTCCAACATCAGTCGGCTCATTATAAAGCTTTAAATTCCATTTCATTTGATGTGAAAAATGGAGAAACAATCGCTTTCGTGGGGCCAAGTGGTTCAGGGAAGAGTACTTTGGTGAAATTGCTTGTTGGACTGTACAGACCCAAAGAAGGAACTATTTTTTACAATAATATCGACGGAAAAGAATTTGATTTTGATGAACTGAGAAATCAGATTGGCTTTGTGACGCAGGATACGCAGCTTTTTTCGGGAACGATCAGAGAAAATCTATTGTTTGTGAATCCTTCTGCAACTGAAGAAGATTTACAGTTGGCTTTAAAGAAATCAAGCTGTACGGGTCTTTTGGATCGTGCTGAAAAAGGAATTGAAACGGTAATCGGTGAAGGTGGATTAAAATTAAGTGGTGGCGAAAAGCAGCGAATTGCCATTGCCAGAGCTTTGCTGAGAAAACCTCATTTGCTGATTTTTGATGAAGCTACTTCTGCTTTAGACAGCATCACGGAAGAGGAAATCACAACGACAATCAAAGAAATTTCAAAAGATAAAGAACAGATTACGGTTTTGATCGCACACAGATTGAGTACGATTATGCATGCGGACAGAATTTTTGTTCTGGAGCGCGGACAGGTTATTGAAACAGGTTCTCATCTACATTTGATTGAAGAAAAAGGTCTGTACTATGCAATGTGGAGACAGCAGATTGGTGAACGGAAGACTGCGACTCAGATTTAA
- the rplS gene encoding 50S ribosomal protein L19, translated as MDLLKYVQDQYITKKDFPEFSAGDTITVYYEIKEGQKTRTQFFKGTVIQLRGTGATKTFTIRKMSGDVGVERVFPINMPALQKIEVDRRGKVRRSRIYYFRDLRGKKARIKDAAYKKK; from the coding sequence ATGGATTTATTAAAGTACGTACAAGACCAGTACATTACAAAAAAAGATTTCCCTGAATTTAGCGCAGGAGACACAATTACAGTGTATTACGAAATTAAGGAAGGTCAGAAAACAAGAACTCAGTTCTTTAAAGGAACTGTAATTCAGTTGAGAGGAACCGGAGCTACTAAAACTTTCACTATCAGAAAAATGTCTGGTGATGTAGGTGTAGAGAGAGTTTTCCCTATCAACATGCCAGCTTTACAGAAGATTGAAGTTGACAGAAGAGGTAAAGTTAGAAGATCAAGAATCTACTACTTCAGAGACCTTAGAGGTAAAAAAGCGAGAATTAAAGACGCTGCTTACAAAAAGAAGTAA
- a CDS encoding EamA family transporter: MKKKNILKGVLFVGFGASIYGMLATFVKMSYKEGFTTSEVTTAQFALGLVGLLILNFIQTISSKKKLPSPSRKEVKMLLMAGTSLGCTSLFYYISVQYIAVSIAIVLLMQSVWFSVVVESFITKKFPNTKKVVATVIVLLGTVLATNLINLEVKLDGHGIFWGLLAAASFTMTMFTSNTLATHLPVLRKSIIMLTGGSVIVATFLFFAQIGPLYSENLKSFYLNFTENTEHIRPFNYSIFWTYGFILALFGTIIPPVLFNLGFPNTGLGLGSIISSLELPVSVTMAFVLLNEKVILIQWIGIILILMAIVLMNLPSRKEKLISETIL; the protein is encoded by the coding sequence ATGAAGAAGAAAAATATTTTAAAAGGGGTCTTATTTGTCGGTTTTGGAGCAAGCATTTACGGAATGCTGGCAACCTTCGTAAAAATGTCTTACAAAGAAGGTTTTACAACCTCTGAAGTGACCACTGCTCAGTTTGCATTGGGTCTGGTCGGACTCTTAATTCTGAATTTTATTCAAACGATTAGTTCAAAAAAGAAATTACCGTCCCCAAGCCGCAAAGAAGTTAAAATGCTTCTGATGGCCGGAACTTCATTGGGTTGTACAAGTCTGTTTTATTACATTTCAGTACAGTATATCGCGGTCTCCATTGCAATTGTATTGTTGATGCAATCCGTATGGTTCAGTGTTGTCGTCGAGAGTTTCATTACTAAAAAATTTCCGAATACTAAGAAAGTTGTTGCGACAGTAATTGTATTACTCGGGACAGTTTTAGCCACCAATCTCATCAATCTGGAAGTGAAATTAGATGGGCACGGAATCTTTTGGGGATTGTTAGCTGCGGCATCATTCACAATGACGATGTTTACATCCAATACTCTGGCAACGCATCTGCCTGTATTAAGGAAAAGCATCATTATGTTGACCGGTGGCTCGGTCATTGTAGCAACATTTTTATTTTTTGCACAAATCGGACCTTTATATTCTGAAAATTTAAAATCATTTTATCTGAATTTTACCGAAAATACCGAACACATCAGACCATTTAATTATTCTATTTTCTGGACGTACGGCTTTATTTTGGCGCTTTTTGGAACTATTATTCCACCGGTTTTGTTCAATTTAGGATTTCCAAATACAGGTTTAGGTTTGGGGAGTATTATTTCATCTTTAGAGCTTCCGGTTTCTGTAACGATGGCTTTTGTTTTATTAAACGAAAAAGTAATCCTCATTCAATGGATTGGAATTATATTAATTTTAATGGCAATTGTCCTGATGAATTTGCCATCCAGGAAAGAAAAACTTATTTCCGAAACCATTTTATAA
- a CDS encoding DUF3575 domain-containing protein, with translation MKKILSVLILFVSTLIFAQEAKESKWVLKVNAVQLLDMFSYPTLQISAERKINPYFSINAEIGYQLYDLSKADTILLKTRGFKTNIEGRLYLLKLLNTRTESKRNEIYVGLQLFHRENQNTNIVSYSLIDDSTVGATENFGTKRKATGFNVTLGNQISVSKKFVLEPFVGFGSMRRKIENTDLEYDKTKHEVVGTDIEPLVKRLNLEESSGNVFNFCFGLRVGYRL, from the coding sequence ATGAAAAAAATTCTATCCGTTCTTATACTATTCGTTTCAACTTTGATTTTTGCGCAGGAAGCAAAAGAAAGCAAGTGGGTTTTAAAAGTGAATGCTGTGCAGTTGTTAGATATGTTTTCTTATCCAACGCTACAAATTTCGGCTGAAAGAAAAATAAATCCTTATTTCAGTATTAACGCCGAAATCGGATATCAGTTATACGATTTGAGCAAAGCAGATACGATACTACTTAAAACAAGAGGTTTTAAAACTAATATCGAAGGTCGTCTTTACTTATTAAAATTATTGAACACAAGAACTGAATCTAAGCGTAATGAAATTTATGTAGGCCTACAATTATTTCATCGTGAAAACCAAAATACAAATATTGTAAGCTATTCTCTGATAGATGATTCCACTGTGGGAGCTACCGAAAACTTTGGGACAAAAAGAAAGGCAACTGGCTTTAACGTCACTTTGGGAAATCAAATTTCGGTATCTAAAAAATTTGTACTCGAACCCTTTGTTGGATTTGGATCGATGAGACGGAAAATAGAGAATACCGATCTTGAATATGATAAAACTAAACATGAAGTAGTAGGAACTGATATTGAACCACTTGTCAAAAGGTTAAATCTGGAAGAAAGTTCAGGGAATGTATTTAACTTTTGTTTTGGTTTGAGAGTGGGTTACAGATTATAA